Proteins from one Impatiens glandulifera chromosome 2, dImpGla2.1, whole genome shotgun sequence genomic window:
- the LOC124924540 gene encoding uncharacterized protein LOC124924540 translates to MSCSYVKEILDKLTQIYGRNVRIKKYQKVFMCIVNKSKWADNDSEESPVERETDVERETNVVTCLMADDQSKFAKDKVCPACQLGKHGRSSFKNKGKSQFSRCLELLHMDLFGPIPVKSLGGMIFALIIIDDFSRFTWVAFLPSKDKTVD, encoded by the exons ATGTCCTGTTCCTATGTTAAAGAGATATTGGATAAGCTTACTCAGATCTATGGTAGAAACGTTCGAATAAAGAAGTatcagaaagttttcatgtgtattgtaaacaaatccaaatgggctgaTAACGACTCAGAGGAATCTCCtgttgaaagagagactgaTGTTGAAAGAGAGACTAATGTTGTtacatgcttgatggcagacgaccaatctaag TTTGCTAAGGACAAGGTATgtcctgcttgccagttaggcaaacatggaagatcatcgttcaaaaatAAAGGGAAGTCTCAATTCAGCCGTTGTCTAGAActgttacatatggatctgtttggcccaattcctgtaaagagtctAGGAGGAATGATATTTGCTCTAATTATTATTGATGACTtttctcgatttacatgggttgcatttttgcCATCAAAAGACAAAACtgttgattag
- the LOC124926306 gene encoding uncharacterized protein LOC124926306 → MGTEHSASSTLPWIWVIEALAKVKEIDMSVLTDLVAKTPEITDDVGKDARNILLLKSLEDFQVQQRGNLNAPFTGPIPNIEIGRLTDHEDIRQILLHKFSVFTVKKEGSDLNSDIQTLIQNKRRSLPNCALERIKNVIREGHPILESLKKSSRLSKSDLSENKTSLNGSLNNHEAWSNAVPLKVKQRVHSGQVISMQGNMALCQSSYSNQSLQDPIQINHVSSMCKRIDPTSKDKFPEHLNDGNSPKDESDSHLHIPKKAKHAASMKNEPTLLSTMASIELSENLVETDSKTTVVSKVDKLDKLRSKEDIHDHGSGKNIFSKKENNDCPIGPSVCSLRDRTKMECVDDGETEGDSDGFDDEKIDIEMEKQRFLKWQCTFSEDTFSTTQKTEFNLCIKCNRDGQLLICSTRTCTLGAHPSCLGYDALSDDCRHFYCPFCSHSNAISEHLEAKKKLSLARKGLIDYLSFKNESQPKRNSKRYDLEGKDQYTHNKRQCGSKKHGQQKEPFESCLDRNQLSEEGRMTSCGSFGVMVAPIEEAHVGSECETEHNLRGEQITKKDYYQQAHSNLCRELVVYVEQEKEQY, encoded by the exons ATTTAGTTGCGAAGACACCTGAAATAACTGATGATGTAGGAAAAGATGCTAGAAACATCCTTCTTTTGAAAAGCTTGGAAGATTTTCAGGTACAACAGCGTGGAAATCTTAATGCTCCTTTCACTGGTCCAATTCCTAACATTGAAATCGGTCGATTAACGGATCATGAAGATATTCGTCAAATTTTGCTACATAAG TTCTCTGTGTTTACTGTGAAAAAGGAGGGATCAGATTTGAACTCTGATATTCAGACCCTTATTCAGAATAAAAGACGCAGTTTGCCTAACTGTGCTTTAGAACGG ATAAAAAATGTAATTCGGGAAGGTCATCCAATCCTTGAATCCTTGAAGAAGAGCAGTAGATTGTCAAAGAGTGATCTATCAGAAAACAAAACATCTCTTAATGGTTCATTAAATAATCATGAAGCTTGGAGCAATGCAGTTCCACTCAAAGTTAAACAAAGAGTCCATAGTGGCCAAGTTATTTCAATGCAAGGAAACATGGCTTTATGTCAATCTTCATATTCTAATCAGAGCCTCCAAGATCCAATACAGATAAACCATGTTTCCTCTATGTGCAAAAGGATTGATCCAACATCAAAAGATAAATTTCCAGAACACCTCAATGATGGAAATAGTCCTAAGGATGAGAGTGATTCCCATTTACATATTCCCAAGAAGGCTAAACATGCTGCTAGCATGAAAAATGAACCCACCTTATTATCTACAATGGCTTCAATTGAACTGTCAGAGAATTTGGTTGAGACAGATTCTAAAACAACAGTTGTATCCAAAGTTGATAAATTGGATAAACTGAGGTCTAAGGAAGATATCCATGATCATGGTTCTGGAAAGAACATATTTTCGAAGAAAGAAAACAATGATTGTCCAATAGGACCATCAGTTTGTTCTCTCCGTGACAGAACCAAAATGGAATGTGTTGATGATGGAGAAACTGAGGGCGATAGTGATGGCTTTGATGATGAGAAGATTGATATTGAGATGGAAAAACAAAGATTCCTGAAATGGCAGTGCACATTTAGTGAAGATACTTTTTCAACAACTCAAAAGACAGAGTTTAATCTCTGTATAAAGTGTAACAGAGATGGTCAGTTGCTGATTTGCAGTACAAGAACCTGTACACTCGGGGCCCACCCAAGTTGCTTAGGTTATGATGCGCTCTCTGATGATTGTAGACACTTTTATTGTCCATTTTGTTCACATTCCAATGCCATTTCTGAGCATCTTGAAGCAAAGAAAAAGTTATCTTTAGCAAGGAAAGGTCTGATTGATTACTTGAGTTTTAAGAATGAATCCCAGccaaaaagaaattcaaaaagaTATGATTTGGAGGGAAAAGATCAGTATACTCATAATAAGCGACAATGTGGTTCTAAGAAGCATGGGCAACAAAAGGAACCTTTCGAATCATGTCTTGATCGCAATCAGCTATCTGAAGAAGGCAGAATGACATCTTGTGGATCATTTGGTGTAATGGTTGCCCCTATAGAGGAGGCACATGTTGGGTCTGAGTGTGAAACTGAACATAACCTGAGAGGTGAACAGATTACTAAGAAGGATTATTATCAGCAAGCACATAGTAATTTATGCAGAGAGCTGGTGGTTTATGTTGAACAAGAAAAGGAACAATATTAA